The sequence ctcttctcttctttgaCTTCTGTCCCTGATTGTATAaccaaaccaaccaaccaaaccgCAGGAGATTATCAGGCATCACAGGGAGAAGCTAAGCTCCCCCATTAATCCCTACACTGTCAAATCCTTGCTATGGCAACTGCTCAACGGCCTCAACTATCTTCACAGGTAACGTATATGCTGCCGGTGCTGCTTTCTCTGGAACACCCTATCTAAAATAATTTCCGAGTCTCACCTCAACCCTCTCCCCCTTCCCTCCTTCAGTAACTGGATTATCCATCGAGATCTCAAGCCTTCTAACATACTGGTACCCTGCTATTTGCCACTTGCCCATATACAAATAAATCTGCACAGTATTGTGCAGCCTTTTCCTCTTGCTGATAGTGCTTCCATGCATATTTATAGGTCACGGGCGAAGGAGAAGAACATGGAATTATAAAGATTGCTGATTTTGGGCTTGCTAGGATATATCAAGCTCCGCTCAAACCATTAAGTGACAATGGGGTGAGTGCCTCCATCTGCATGCCCGTAAGCTAGCATGCATGCTCCTGTCCTCTGTTCCTCTTTTCAGGAATACAAGTAAAGTAAAAGATGCTGTAGATGTATAATTGGTCACTTACTCATATCATTACtttttttgataatttgagGCTTAGATGATGCTTAGACCCATAAAACATCTttatctcttctcttctcttctcttgtaTTCATAGGAGCATGTGGTTTGTTATATGGATCtgccatgtatatatattgctAACCAAAGATTTTCAGGTTGTTGTAACAATCTGGTATCGTGCTCCCGAGCTGTTACTTGGGGCAAAACACTACACAAGCGCTGTTGGTATCCTCACAGGGAGAGCAaaatcatatctttttttttttttgccttctgGTTCTCTTCATTCGATTCAGTTATTTCCTTAAATCATTTCTAGATATGTGGGCAGTTGGTTGCATTTTTGCTGAATTGCTCACACTGAAACCACTGTTCCAAGGCGTCGAAGCCAAAGCTACTCCGAACCCCTTCCAAGTATGGCCACTTATACTCCATTATTTACTGTTGTTACCTTGTTTTCAGATATATCATTAGACCATAATTGCTCCATTTTACATGACAAGTAAATAACAGTCTTGTATGGTGGACCCTTCTTCAAAGAAAATTAGGCAGTAGATAGTTGCATTTTGTTGCCTTGTATGTCCTTCTGTGTTACATCATGTATAAGTTTCCTGTGTATGCCATTCATTTATCTCACAGTTGATTTACGCATGTCTTGTAGCTTGATCAACTGGACAAGATTTTTAAGGTCTTAGGTATGGATGCCTTGCTTCTGCTTTGGTGTTGTTTGACTTTGTACTATTGTAGTGTAATAATCCAATTCTTCTGTAGGTCATCCTACGGTTGAAAAGTGGCCTACCCTTGCCAATCTTCCGTGCTGGCAAAACGATCAACAACACATCCAGGGGCATAAGTAGTAcgtcaggtttttttttttttttttttgctgctcTAAGAAACCTGAAATATTTACTTTTTGTCAGTCCTGAAGGTAGTCATTTCTCCCTTGCAGTGAGAACACAGGTCTCCATAACATTGTTCAGTTGCCGCAGAAGAGCCCTGCATTTGATCTTCTTTCAAAAATGCTTGAGTATGTCACATGTTCATTGCGCTGTATCCCATTGGAAATTCAATATAACAGTGGTTGATGCTCACTAGTAGTTTTGATCGCACTAATATATTCGCCTGTTATAGGTATGATCCACGAAAGCGTATAACGGCTGCACAAGCTCTGGAGCACGAGTAAATAACTAATACTTTCACATActcattcttcttcttttttggcatgAATCTACATTTTGTTCATTTCCAAAATGTGTAATTTGCCCTCTGCCGATCTATTTGAATAGCTTGCCTGAATCTAGTTAGCAACCTTTCAAACGACATAGCAGTAACATGCTAGAGCCACCTTGTGGACCATCATGACCGGTTCTAGTCAAACATGGAAACTCTGAATTATGCTTTAGCTTTCATTATTTTCATAGACTATTAAATAGTCACTTCACTATGACTCAGCCATACTTGCCTCGTTCTGAAGTACTGTTTTGCAATTATTTCCATTTTGAtgtataaatttatttaaccCTTAATTTCTGTATTCAGGTATGATAGTAAAAGTGAACATGTATGAAATAGACTCGCAGGATCTCTTTTGAAATTTATGTTTCCTATCTGAATCTAATTTATTTTGTCATTAGTATTGATTACCTTTCTAGGTCCAAAGCTATCATTTACTGTTAGGATTTAAGGTTATCTGGTCTTGTTGACACCCTTTTACATATCTCTGCTTCATGAATCTTATATAATCAACATGAGAACATAATGGTTTCTGGGTTCTATTCCCTCTATTTTCCAACATCTGAAGTTTCAGTGACATGTTTACTTAAACAAAGATGGACATTGTGGACATTATTTCCATTCTGAAAAGTTGACGtcttgacgaagcctctctagTCTAATGTTGTGCTGTTGGTGACTACTTTTTAACGCATGAACTCTTCTGAATATTCTCATTTCTTTGCTTAGGTACTTTCGGATGGACCCACTGCCTGGACGAAAGTAAGTTATGTGTGAGCAGAGTTTTAATTGCCTTTACTTTTCCAAAGAAATACTTGTTAGTTTATACTTTATACATCTAAATGCTGAATAATTCTCAGATGTTTGGCATAGCATCTCATTTAGAAAGTGAAGCTATTTCTCATCGTTCTGACCAAAATGCCTGTCTGGTTAGCGCGCTTCTACCTTCCCAGCCAGGGGAGAAAATTGTGACATATCCTGTTCGTCCGGTTGATACTACAACAGATTTTGAAGGAACAACAAGCCTTCAACCAACTCAACCGGTAATGCAACTCTACTAAGCCCTTATTTTCCAATGCCTAATCACTGGAAAGGTTTATGGGATAGTTGCGGTCCTTCTCAAGGAGATTCAGATGTGTTTAATTGATCAAACCTTTTATCTTAAGATTTGGTTCTTATTTCCAATTTGATCACAAGACTTGACTTAGTGCAATTTAAGGAACCCAACTTCTTGTTTGTTGCAACACATTTGCATGCAGGATTGTGAAATCTTGCGATCCACATTATAATGCGACGCATTTCTGTATTTCAGCCATCAGGGAACGTGCCTCCAGGAAGTCAATCTGTATCGAGACCCATGCCAAGACAAGTGCCTCAACCCATGGTTGGGATGCCAAGATTGCCAGCTGGGGCAAACATGTCTGCCTTCAATGCCGCATCGCAAGCTGGTATGGCTGGGCTGAATCCTGGTAATATTCCTATGCAGAGAGGCGCAGGTGGTCAGTCCCATCCGCACCAGGTATTGTTGCCCTTCGTTTTTTTCGATTACTTGAATACTTGTTGAAGGAGGCTTGTGAATTGTGATTACTGAATCTTACCTATGTTTATGTGGGCAACAGTTGAGAAGGAAGGCTGATCAGGGGATGGGAATGCAGAACCCTGGGTATCCTCAGCAGAAGAGGCGGTTCTGACATTGACAGGGGAGGGCCGTTCTTGCCTCACCTGACCTGACCTCACCCTGGCTACTGACTGATGATGTGTATGTATTCTGCCTGTTCAGATGTATATGAGGTGTTTTAAACATGTTGATTTTGTAAGCTGGTTATTGCTGTTGCTGTTGTAATTTGTTATCAGCATTTGAATGTGATTGTTGTAATTGTAAAACATGTAATCAGTTGTGAGAGATAATACTAGTACAAGTCCTCGGGTGGTAATATACAAATTATATGTTTTGCTGCAGTATTGGGTAGGATTGCAGGTACATTTTGTGCAAGGCGAACAGATTCGGATGGTGGGTCGACTGGTTCAAGATGGAGCAGCAGTTTCAGTCCAGAGCTTTGATCCCAGTGTGATGGATACTACTTTAAAGCAGATTCGATAAAGAACCTTTCGTCTCAGTCTCAGTTTCTCTATCAGATTATTAGAGTGTAATGTCAGGTTGAGAGTTTCCTTCATCTTTGTAACTTCTTTATCAGTATTTGCGTGCCTGCGTGCCGCTAATGGATGATGCCTGGATAAGTTAGAGGCTGGACTTGTGAACTCCCAGACATTACCATTACTCCTCGGCAAAAGACGAGGACCAAATGGGCAAGAAGCCCAGGACCGAGAAGGTTTTGtgataaatatatttatagaagTTTGGTATTTATATAGCTGTCCATACTACAATGACTTGTTTTTGGAGGTACAACAGCGTTTCTGGAGCTACAACGGCGAAAAGGTATAAGACGCCGGGTACGCGCTCTTTCCCTTTCTAGCGTCTTCGTTGCCTTCCTCTTTGTTCTCCCTGCGGACGCGTCTTACACTCCCTGTGATTAAAAGGAATCATAAAAAAGACAAGTTCAAGTTGCCTTCTCATGACATCAGTATGCTCTTACGTATCAGAGATGGCTTTCTTTACTATACTAGTTTATAGTAGTTATTTCAAGTGATCATAACTTGTTTATCTGATGTctgtttttaattttgtttgcaCCATTATGTTCTATACTTGTACATGACGAGCTTAACAAAATGAGAACCATATTGAATATGTTTTTGTGATACTTGCATCTGCTAGCAACTTATATGCAAAATGAGTAGCAACTTGCGTATAGTAAGTTACCGAAGAAGTTGTAAGTGATAGTAAGTAGCAGCTTTTATTGAATTTGAGTAGTAACGCCTACCGTGACTAAGTAGCAACTAACTACTTGGAGGTGTAAAGTTAAATAAAATGGTAGTTGCAACTCACTCTTGAGAAAGTAACAGCTTACGTGGGGATTAGATAAGGAAAAAGTTTATATCGCATCTCTCAACTATTGCTCGAATCTGTTTTACCTTGAACCGCAAAAATAGATATCACATCTCCTCTAACTATTCAATCTGGTGTAATCTATCTCCTTAACTGGTTTTGATAGTGGGTTCATCCTACGTGGCGCTAATGTgatggtgggacccacatgtcagatGAAACGTGGTATACGTTATTGTACACATAAACATTCCAGTCAGATGGCACGCTCCCAACCACGCgccctccctcactccctccGCCGCCACTCCCTCTTTCTTCCCGAGCTCCGACAACAGCCGCCACCACTCCTCGAAGCTCTATTGCTCGATCCGAGCACACAACTGTGACCGTCGTACTTCCCTGGTTCCATTTTGCCACTCCCCCGACCTCATTTTGCGCCGAGCCCGAAACGCCCAATCTGGGCTGCCTTCTCCAATTTCTCACCGACGGTAATACATCGCTCCAATCCCCTCCGTCTACACCATCTAGGGCATCACAGCTAGCTAGCCCTCGCGCGCCGAGATGCTCTGGCGCCGTGCCGACTCTGTTCCAACCACAAAGCTCTGTCACCAGACCAATGGGTAGCCTCTAGACCTAATCCAAGCACGGGACCAGTGTTGCCCTAGCCTCTAGCTACTTCGGCCAAGCTCAATTGACCCGAGATGCCTCAGTCTTCTCTCCCCTCTCCGACGGCCGAACACCCATGGTGTCGTCGCTCGTCGTGTTCCCGAGCCCTAGAGCCCGATCGGAGCCGctcatctccttcctctctcccttctctctctctttgcaaAATatcggagcttgagtcaccgTGGTTTGCCCGGTCGAGCTTGAGCATCGCTGGTTGtccatcatcttcttctacctccaGCCACCCCCGCCCGTGAGAGCACTGGTTGGAGGTGTGGTCGGGCTCGTGGTCGGGCATGTGGTCGGGAGCAAGGACGCTGAGGGAGGGGATGACGCGGTGACGGCGGCACTTGGGCTAGTCACTGCGGGTGGAGGCAGCACTGGAGCTCTTGGCGTAAGCACTCCTCGCACTTCAGCGCTTCTACGACATCGTGGACATGCTTAGTGACTACATCCTCAGCTGCGACAAGTCCTGTTTCGATGATGAATCGACCTCCTTCTCGTCGTCCTCCTGCTCATCCGGCTTCGGTGACCTTGGCGCCGTCTCCTGGACTGAGCTCCTATCCCCGTGGCGCGATCGCTTCGAGATAGCCGGCGTGCACCTCACGCTCACAGAACAACGACCTCGTGGGCGCATGGCCACAGCCCAGCGTGTCGACGCTGTGCCAAGAACCTGCACCTGAGTTGGCTGAGGTGGTCGAGGAGGGTGGGGTCGGCACtgacgaagaggaggagggtgggGTCGGCACtgacgaagaggaggagggagatggcGGCGGGGGACGAGATGTCTcctcctctctatctctctgagTCGCACGCATAGGCATAAGacggggagagagaagagggaggaacaAGATAATGAGATGCCATCTGACATGTGAGTCCCACCGCCATGTCAGTGCCACATAGGACGAAATCACTATCAAAACCAGTTAAAGAGGTAAAGTGCACCGGCTTAAATAGTTAGAGGA is a genomic window of Phragmites australis chromosome 24, lpPhrAust1.1, whole genome shotgun sequence containing:
- the LOC133907402 gene encoding cyclin-dependent kinase E-1-like yields the protein MGDGRAGGANRPAWLQQYELVGKIGEGTYGLVFLARLKPSHPAPGRRGPPIAIKKFKQSKEGDGVSPTAIREIMLLREINHENVVKLVNVHINHADMSLYLAFDYAEHDLYEIIRHHREKLSSPINPYTVKSLLWQLLNGLNYLHSNWIIHRDLKPSNILVTGEGEEHGIIKIADFGLARIYQAPLKPLSDNGVVVTIWYRAPELLLGAKHYTSAVDMWAVGCIFAELLTLKPLFQGVEAKATPNPFQLDQLDKIFKVLGHPTVEKWPTLANLPCWQNDQQHIQGHKYENTGLHNIVQLPQKSPAFDLLSKMLEYDPRKRITAAQALEHEYFRMDPLPGRNALLPSQPGEKIVTYPVRPVDTTTDFEGTTSLQPTQPPSGNVPPGSQSVSRPMPRQVPQPMVGMPRLPAGANMSAFNAASQAGMAGLNPGNIPMQRGAGGQSHPHQLRRKADQGMGMQNPGYPQQKRRF